From Draconibacterium halophilum, one genomic window encodes:
- a CDS encoding helix-turn-helix domain-containing protein produces MEKMNRFETVTEYNIFNNHETLHPLVSIIDFSKADPRRLIKTYFGFYLVLLKDVNCGDLRYGKNTYDYQEGTLIFIAPGQILDMKPSVELYQPKGHGVIFHPDLIAGTSLGRHIDKYSFFSYKTNEALHISERERQMIMDSFGKIEYELEHAVDKHSKELISSNIELLLKYCERFYDRQFITRDNVNKGILERFEQLLNSYYSTDNPQKFGLPSVAYFADELNLSANYFGDLMKKETGKSAKEYIQIKIIEIAKNKIFDENRTVSEIAHELGFKYSQHFNRMFKNETGYTPNEYRNLN; encoded by the coding sequence ATGGAAAAGATGAACAGGTTTGAGACGGTAACAGAATATAATATTTTCAATAATCACGAAACTTTGCACCCGCTGGTAAGTATCATTGATTTTTCAAAGGCTGATCCACGACGCTTAATCAAAACCTATTTTGGCTTCTATTTGGTGTTGCTAAAAGATGTGAATTGCGGCGATCTCAGGTATGGAAAAAACACCTACGATTACCAGGAAGGCACCCTGATTTTTATAGCACCGGGGCAGATACTTGATATGAAACCAAGCGTAGAATTGTATCAGCCCAAGGGGCACGGAGTAATTTTTCACCCTGATTTAATTGCCGGAACATCATTGGGGCGTCATATCGATAAATATTCCTTTTTTAGTTACAAAACCAATGAAGCACTGCACATATCGGAGCGTGAGCGCCAGATGATAATGGACAGTTTTGGAAAAATAGAATACGAGCTGGAACATGCCGTAGATAAACACAGTAAAGAACTGATTTCTTCGAATATTGAATTGTTATTGAAATATTGCGAACGTTTTTACGACCGCCAGTTTATTACACGCGACAACGTCAACAAAGGTATTTTGGAGAGGTTTGAGCAACTTTTAAATAGCTATTACTCTACCGATAATCCGCAGAAATTTGGGTTACCATCGGTAGCTTATTTTGCCGACGAACTAAATCTTTCAGCTAATTATTTTGGTGATTTGATGAAAAAAGAAACCGGAAAATCAGCAAAGGAATACATACAGATTAAAATAATTGAAATAGCCAAAAACAAGATATTCGACGAAAACAGAACGGTGAGTGAAATTGCGCACGAGTTAGGATTTAAATATTCTCAGCACTTTAACCGCATGTTTAAGAATGAGACAGGTTATACTCCGAATGAATACCGGAATTTGAATTAA
- a CDS encoding nuclear transport factor 2 family protein — MKTIIIGLFLMVMSAQLLYSQPGANRAPQNFTEAEQEIVDLSKDKWQWMSDKNVDELSKLFHAKAEFVHMGGHWGTEQELGIIKSGGIWYKKADIHEVSVNIIDNTAILLNRIDLLAEVGGNEVTNPFEVTEVYIKQGGIWKLGLLSFTRLMTPGDR, encoded by the coding sequence ATGAAAACAATAATTATCGGTCTGTTTCTAATGGTTATGAGTGCTCAATTGTTGTACAGCCAGCCAGGTGCAAACCGGGCACCTCAAAACTTCACTGAGGCAGAACAGGAAATAGTCGATTTGTCGAAAGACAAATGGCAGTGGATGTCGGATAAAAATGTAGATGAGCTCAGCAAACTTTTTCACGCAAAAGCCGAGTTTGTTCACATGGGCGGACACTGGGGAACAGAGCAGGAACTTGGAATTATTAAAAGTGGCGGGATTTGGTACAAGAAAGCCGATATTCATGAAGTGTCGGTAAACATCATTGATAACACCGCAATTCTTCTGAACAGAATTGATCTGCTGGCAGAAGTAGGTGGAAACGAAGTCACCAATCCGTTTGAGGTTACTGAAGTGTATATCAAACAAGGTGGTATCTGGAAGTTAGGTTTATTATCATTTACCCGCTTGATGACACCCGGTGATCGTTAG
- a CDS encoding nuclear transport factor 2 family protein — translation MKTKLIGLFIILICAQWSFAQNSEMEQEIIQLSKEKWQLMADKDVDKLAELFHDDSRFIHMSGTWGKERELEIIKSGSIWYKQADVHDVVVKTFDNTAILWNRITLVAHVRGNDVSNEFTVTEVYQKQGNDWKLLDLTFSSVRDTHTIEH, via the coding sequence ATGAAAACAAAACTTATCGGACTATTTATCATCCTAATTTGTGCACAATGGTCCTTTGCACAGAATTCAGAAATGGAACAGGAAATTATTCAACTGTCGAAAGAGAAATGGCAATTGATGGCTGACAAAGATGTGGACAAACTTGCTGAACTTTTTCATGATGATTCACGATTTATCCATATGAGCGGAACCTGGGGAAAAGAAAGGGAACTTGAAATCATTAAAAGCGGAAGTATTTGGTACAAGCAGGCAGACGTGCACGATGTGGTGGTAAAAACGTTTGACAATACTGCCATTCTTTGGAACCGTATTACACTTGTGGCACATGTTCGTGGAAATGATGTATCGAATGAGTTTACAGTAACCGAAGTCTATCAAAAACAAGGAAACGACTGGAAATTACTTGATCTTACATTTAGCAGTGTGCGCGATACACATACAATAGAACACTAA
- a CDS encoding site-specific integrase translates to MPNISFYLNTSSKGKKGTSPVMAKVIYNKKRYYKSIARVNIDDWDDEKQRIKSSYKQYKAKNATIQHLKSLMLTFDNYCQLNKYPDIENAIKMILSGIDPIQGKRSPNIPEIKVLDAFSEFVEYSKNNFENNTYRRRNTVYNFVQAFSEKTKYNITFQNIDVQLFDKMKEYSAKKKHSNNTFAQTVKVFKRFLSWSQERNYFDGSIPKYKATEKDITPIILTIDEFKTLYDFEFTDKKLARVRDIFCFGCLTGLRFSDLQRARRDWIVNDQLVITMKKVKEPVRIPLVDRSKKIVERYKHQPVWILPRISNQKFNDYIKKACKAAEIKAPVTISTHSGNKFTEKTFLKHEVITAHVSRKTFISMSLYLGMTQKVVQEITGIREEKTLRKYISIVDEMKTKEMNNTWGKL, encoded by the coding sequence ATGCCAAATATAAGCTTTTACCTCAATACTTCATCAAAAGGAAAGAAGGGAACGTCGCCGGTGATGGCAAAGGTTATTTATAATAAGAAACGCTATTATAAATCGATCGCAAGGGTGAACATTGACGACTGGGACGATGAAAAGCAAAGAATAAAAAGCTCATACAAACAATACAAGGCAAAAAACGCCACAATACAACACCTCAAGTCGTTAATGCTTACATTCGACAACTACTGCCAGCTGAACAAATACCCGGATATCGAAAACGCGATAAAAATGATATTAAGCGGCATCGATCCCATTCAAGGCAAACGTTCACCAAATATTCCTGAAATAAAAGTATTGGACGCATTTTCAGAATTTGTGGAATACTCCAAAAATAATTTCGAGAATAATACCTACCGCCGCCGCAACACTGTGTACAATTTTGTACAAGCTTTTAGTGAAAAAACAAAGTATAACATCACCTTCCAAAATATCGATGTGCAGCTCTTCGATAAAATGAAAGAGTACTCTGCCAAGAAAAAGCACTCGAACAACACTTTCGCCCAAACCGTAAAAGTTTTTAAACGATTTCTGAGCTGGAGCCAGGAAAGAAATTACTTTGATGGATCGATTCCAAAATACAAGGCTACCGAAAAAGATATCACACCAATAATACTTACCATTGACGAATTTAAAACACTCTACGATTTTGAATTCACAGATAAAAAGTTGGCCCGGGTGCGAGATATTTTCTGTTTTGGATGTCTCACCGGATTAAGGTTCTCAGATCTGCAACGGGCACGACGCGACTGGATAGTTAACGACCAGCTGGTAATTACAATGAAAAAAGTAAAAGAGCCGGTAAGAATCCCTTTAGTTGATCGATCAAAGAAAATAGTTGAAAGATATAAGCATCAACCAGTTTGGATCCTCCCCAGGATAAGCAACCAAAAGTTTAACGACTACATTAAAAAAGCCTGCAAAGCTGCAGAAATAAAAGCACCGGTTACTATTTCAACGCATTCAGGTAATAAATTCACTGAAAAAACCTTTCTCAAACACGAGGTAATTACTGCCCACGTATCTAGAAAGACATTCATAAGCATGAGCCTCTACCTGGGAATGACACAAAAAGTTGTGCAGGAAATAACCGGCATACGCGAAGAAAAAACACTCCGGAAATACATTTCCATTGTTGATGAAATGAAGACCAAGGAAATGAACAATACCTGGGGCAAACTATAA
- a CDS encoding PAS domain S-box protein — MEGKPYNIEHRIIENGKVKWLREKADIKFDKNGKAISVIGLTQNITEKKNAENELKKGESIQR; from the coding sequence ATGGAAGGGAAACCTTATAACATTGAGCATAGGATTATTGAAAATGGAAAAGTAAAATGGCTAAGGGAAAAAGCTGACATAAAATTCGATAAAAATGGAAAAGCCATTTCTGTCATTGGCTTAACTCAAAATATTACTGAAAAGAAAAATGCAGAAAATGAGTTAAAAAAAGGGGAATCTATTCAACGATAG
- a CDS encoding PAS domain-containing protein: protein MVANIGDVIVIIDKNGLNRYKSPNVKRLFGWDVDELVGKSARDKVHPDHIEGANKLLSLYFKHMQSSLDARLKIQPLPILGSPACRFGLQPGLF from the coding sequence TTGGTTGCAAATATTGGCGATGTAATTGTAATTATCGATAAAAATGGATTAAACCGCTATAAAAGCCCAAATGTAAAAAGACTGTTTGGTTGGGATGTGGATGAATTAGTAGGGAAAAGTGCACGGGATAAGGTTCATCCTGACCATATAGAAGGTGCAAATAAATTGCTTTCTCTGTATTTTAAGCACATGCAGTCGTCCCTTGATGCAAGACTTAAAATCCAACCGTTGCCCATTTTGGGCTCGCCTGCGTGTCGCTTCGGGCTTCAACCGGGATTGTTTTAA
- a CDS encoding PAS domain-containing protein has translation MKYNVLILLSFRLFDKFEELENQKSLITDSLEIIKNSNSKLSYDELLEQNRQLKHQIQEIQKILKKSGSILSHREAKYRALYENAPLSYQSLDVEGYFIDINPAWLSTLGYSWEEVIGKNYADFLHSDWKSIFEKNFAEFKRRGYVSDVQFKIKHKKGHFIDISLEGYIGTHPDGSFKQTYCVFKDITEQKRVEDALIKNQFYLSKAQEIGKIGTWELDILNNKLYWTKQNYKNFGLSHKTSLNYEVFLNCIHPDDRDYVNRE, from the coding sequence TTGAAATACAATGTATTAATTCTTCTTTCATTCAGATTATTTGATAAATTTGAAGAACTCGAAAACCAGAAATCTTTAATTACCGATAGTTTGGAGATTATTAAAAATTCCAATTCTAAGTTGTCTTACGATGAACTTTTAGAGCAGAACCGCCAATTAAAACATCAGATTCAGGAAATACAAAAAATATTGAAAAAGTCTGGATCTATACTGTCGCATAGAGAAGCCAAATACCGGGCATTGTACGAAAATGCACCGCTTTCATATCAATCTTTAGATGTAGAAGGGTATTTTATCGATATAAATCCAGCATGGCTTTCAACGCTAGGTTATAGTTGGGAAGAAGTTATCGGTAAAAATTATGCTGATTTTTTGCATTCGGATTGGAAGAGCATTTTTGAAAAAAACTTTGCTGAATTTAAACGAAGAGGATACGTTAGCGATGTTCAGTTTAAAATAAAACATAAGAAAGGTCATTTCATAGATATCTCATTAGAAGGATATATTGGCACTCATCCGGATGGAAGTTTTAAACAGACTTATTGTGTTTTTAAAGATATTACCGAACAAAAACGAGTTGAGGATGCTTTGATTAAAAATCAATTTTATTTATCAAAGGCACAGGAAATTGGAAAAATTGGTACATGGGAATTGGATATTTTGAACAATAAACTGTACTGGACAAAACAGAATTATAAAAACTTTGGTTTAAGCCACAAGACTTCACTAAATTACGAAGTGTTTTTGAACTGTATTCACCCTGATGACAGGGATTATGTGAATCGGGAATGA
- a CDS encoding sigma-70 family RNA polymerase sigma factor: MRQLKITKSITNRESASLDKYLQEIGKEELITVEEEVELAQRIKKGDQAALEKLTKANLRFVVSVAKQYQNKGLSLPDLINEGNLGLIRAGQKFDETRGFKFISYAVWWIRQSIMQAVAEQSRIIRLPLNQVGSLNKINRAFAKFEQENERKPSPEELAEILEIPADKVADTLRVSGRHVSVDAPFVDGENNSLLDVLVNNDSPNADRALMMESLGEEISRALATLTERETKVIRLFFGIGCMEMTLEEIGEQFGLTRERVRQIKEKAIRRLRHTSRSTILKTYLG; this comes from the coding sequence ATGAGACAGCTAAAGATTACGAAGTCAATCACTAACCGTGAAAGTGCTTCGTTAGATAAGTATTTACAGGAAATTGGTAAAGAAGAACTGATTACTGTTGAGGAAGAAGTAGAATTAGCACAACGGATTAAAAAGGGCGACCAAGCTGCTTTAGAGAAATTAACAAAGGCAAACCTGCGTTTTGTCGTTTCTGTTGCAAAACAGTACCAAAATAAGGGACTTAGCTTACCTGATTTAATAAACGAAGGAAACCTTGGGTTGATTAGAGCAGGTCAGAAGTTTGATGAAACACGAGGGTTTAAATTTATTTCCTATGCGGTATGGTGGATTCGGCAATCAATTATGCAAGCAGTTGCAGAACAATCACGTATTATTCGTTTGCCATTAAATCAAGTAGGTTCGTTGAATAAAATTAATAGAGCATTTGCAAAATTTGAGCAAGAAAATGAACGAAAGCCATCGCCAGAAGAATTAGCGGAAATCTTGGAGATACCTGCCGACAAAGTTGCCGATACTCTCAGAGTATCAGGAAGGCATGTTTCTGTTGACGCCCCATTCGTGGATGGTGAAAACAATAGTCTTTTGGATGTTTTGGTAAATAACGATTCACCTAACGCTGACCGTGCCCTTATGATGGAATCACTTGGGGAAGAGATAAGCCGTGCATTAGCAACATTGACAGAGCGTGAAACCAAAGTTATTAGATTGTTTTTCGGTATAGGATGTATGGAAATGACACTGGAAGAAATCGGAGAACAATTTGGATTAACCCGTGAAAGGGTGCGTCAGATAAAAGAAAAGGCTATCAGACGTTTGCGACATACATCACGAAGTACAATATTGAAAACATATTTGGGGTAA
- a CDS encoding alpha/beta hydrolase has translation MNNILDQNRFSFAGLKHIDIRKALFLCLLFTGLLSCTQSSENSANENNLIIREQGSFAVGGTVKENPGTFNTITRGPEGQTYHGDHAYVFYQIPADARQYPLVMWHGFGQFSKTWETTPDGREGFQTLFLRRRFPVYVIDQPRRGNAGRSMAEGTFTPTPDEAFWFNTFRVGEWPVFFPGVQFSKDPEALNQYFRQMVPDIGPIDIAVNVDAVSALFDKIGEGILVTHSHSGGMGWLTAVENDNIKAIVSYEPGSGFLFPEGEVPAPIENSAGALVATGIPMEDFMKLTKIPIIIYYGDFIPETPDPNPGTDGWRARLEMARLWRDAVNKHGGDVTVVHLPEIGIKGNTHFPFSDLNNVKIAGLMSEWLNEKGLDK, from the coding sequence ATGAATAATATACTAGATCAAAATAGGTTTTCATTTGCTGGTTTGAAGCATATCGATATAAGAAAAGCATTGTTTTTATGCTTACTCTTTACCGGATTGTTGTCCTGTACTCAATCTTCTGAAAACTCAGCCAACGAAAATAACCTGATAATTCGTGAACAGGGCAGTTTTGCCGTTGGTGGTACCGTAAAAGAAAATCCGGGAACATTTAACACCATAACGCGCGGCCCCGAAGGCCAGACTTATCATGGCGACCACGCTTATGTTTTCTACCAGATACCAGCTGATGCACGTCAGTATCCGTTGGTGATGTGGCACGGTTTCGGACAATTTTCAAAAACGTGGGAAACCACGCCCGACGGAAGAGAAGGTTTTCAAACGCTGTTTTTACGCCGGCGTTTTCCGGTTTATGTAATCGATCAGCCACGTCGTGGAAATGCTGGTCGTAGTATGGCAGAAGGTACATTTACGCCTACCCCCGACGAAGCATTTTGGTTTAATACATTCAGGGTTGGCGAGTGGCCCGTTTTTTTTCCGGGCGTACAATTCTCAAAGGATCCCGAGGCGCTTAATCAATATTTCAGACAAATGGTGCCTGATATTGGGCCAATAGATATTGCGGTGAATGTGGATGCTGTTTCTGCTCTTTTTGATAAAATAGGAGAAGGGATTCTGGTTACGCATTCTCATTCAGGCGGAATGGGTTGGTTAACAGCGGTCGAGAATGACAATATAAAAGCCATTGTTTCGTACGAGCCGGGTAGCGGCTTTCTTTTTCCTGAAGGCGAGGTTCCTGCACCGATTGAAAATTCTGCCGGAGCACTGGTTGCCACAGGAATTCCGATGGAAGATTTTATGAAGCTCACAAAAATCCCGATCATTATTTATTACGGCGATTTTATTCCGGAAACTCCCGATCCAAATCCGGGAACTGATGGCTGGCGTGCCCGACTTGAAATGGCTCGCTTATGGCGCGATGCCGTTAATAAACACGGTGGTGATGTAACAGTAGTTCATTTGCCCGAAATCGGAATTAAAGGAAATACACATTTTCCCTTCTCGGATTTAAACAATGTGAAAATAGCCGGTTTAATGTCGGAATGGCTGAACGAAAAAGGATTGGATAAATAA
- a CDS encoding alpha/beta hydrolase, translated as MTTSTIAFSQSKTKNPFGLVYNGAVTENVPGEVNIHSVDYKLNGIAIAANVYTPANYNASKKYPAVVVAHPNGGVKEQVAGLYAQHLAELGYITIAADASYQGASGGEPRNVDKSANRIEDIRGMADFITQYEGVDADRLGVLGVCGGGGYSLAAAQTDKRFKAVATLSMFNSGVVRRNGFMSSQLETIRERLKQASEARAQEAAGGEILYAADLDWTDEMADSFPYDLYREGHYYYHRTHAHPNSTFRYTMSSLIDLMAFDAATNMYLIDQPLLMIAGSKADTYYMTDRAFNLATGTNDKELFLIPGATHIQTYYVPQYVEQATNKLKEFFGENL; from the coding sequence ATGACAACGAGCACAATCGCTTTTAGTCAAAGTAAAACCAAAAATCCTTTTGGACTGGTATACAACGGTGCGGTAACCGAAAATGTACCGGGAGAAGTGAATATTCATTCTGTCGACTATAAATTAAATGGCATTGCTATAGCTGCAAATGTTTATACTCCGGCAAATTACAATGCTTCGAAGAAATATCCGGCGGTTGTGGTTGCACATCCCAATGGTGGTGTGAAGGAGCAGGTAGCAGGTTTATATGCACAGCATTTAGCAGAATTGGGTTATATTACCATTGCGGCCGACGCATCGTATCAGGGAGCCAGTGGCGGCGAACCACGTAATGTGGATAAATCGGCTAATCGCATTGAGGACATTCGCGGAATGGCTGATTTTATCACTCAGTATGAAGGTGTAGATGCTGATCGTCTCGGAGTGTTGGGCGTTTGCGGTGGCGGCGGTTATTCTTTGGCTGCAGCCCAAACCGACAAGCGTTTTAAGGCGGTGGCAACGCTAAGTATGTTTAATTCGGGGGTAGTACGCCGAAATGGGTTTATGAGTTCACAGCTTGAAACCATTCGGGAACGATTAAAACAGGCATCTGAAGCCCGCGCACAGGAAGCGGCAGGTGGTGAGATTCTTTATGCTGCTGATCTCGACTGGACTGATGAAATGGCTGACAGTTTTCCTTATGATCTGTATCGTGAAGGGCATTATTATTACCACAGAACGCATGCTCATCCTAATTCTACATTCAGGTATACAATGAGTAGTTTAATCGATTTAATGGCTTTTGATGCAGCCACCAACATGTACCTGATTGACCAGCCTTTGTTGATGATTGCGGGAAGCAAAGCCGACACGTATTATATGACTGACAGGGCATTTAACCTTGCAACCGGTACAAACGATAAAGAATTATTTCTGATTCCGGGAGCCACACACATACAAACCTATTATGTGCCCCAATATGTTGAACAGGCAACAAATAAACTGAAGGAGTTCTTTGGTGAGAATTTGTAA
- a CDS encoding ligand-binding sensor domain-containing protein produces the protein MGRIKKLINFGTLLLFLAMSFSGYAGQKQLLFNGITTDDGLVSSNILSITQDQHGFIWIGTYDGLHRYDSKELKIYQNRNNQPNSLADNLIRSLYVDNKNNMFVGTNTGISLYDKKTDQFINFSQDTSSCLYSLNFQANKITSDDKGNIWIASNVGLVKFNRAENNCELFTHDSSNQESISNSFCTGLHIDSFNRLWISTQKGINLFNSENKSFKLVSEGVNGNDYSDYVFREMTEDQNKNLWINSEDGLFRIKLAENSAEKLQHFAPTPDDPNSISENMLSAIYVDQENNLWIGAENSGLYLFNRTKQNFDVVVSNGRSVQNLQDISVNAIFQDNAGNLWIGTYGHGVLTITKNSYAISLFQDIVAENQTYTSTLVNAFLEDSRANIWIGTDGNGILKFNKSTRKFKNFSTQNSGLGNDYILSMIEDDNQNLWLASWDGGLIRFNPENETFTSFTTENSAIPGNKIYTVAKGENNKIWLGSHYGGLILFEPSENRFTSINKISNDLGENTVNVVKPDSKGNLYVGTTKGLVIYNPSDKRVEKIEGDSARLDIGNLEINDVNVENDTSIWVGTLMGMFHFNPETNKTRRFTTADGLPGDIINAIINDNSGVLWVTTSNGICRFKPGNSSITVFNKNDGMQSNEFRPRSALVDSEGYLYFGGINGFNIINPQKIVRNNHVPKVQFTGFDIFHMVVKPGDPNSPLDKIIPETDKIVLNYDQSVLTFHFAVLDFTSPNKNEHAYMLENFDSDWTYSENERQATYTNLDPGEYIFRVKGANNDGVWNEEGASLIVVVKPPWWQTWWFKTLLVLAIGFTVLSIFYVRIKSLERQKHILEKRVEERTRELAKLNATKDKLFSIISHDLRSPFNVILGYADVLKEQYKSFDEDTMNNVLSDLKESGENAFNLLENLLNWSSAQRGTIDFSPIKTTAREITGSIMPEVTSIAKKKNIEIVNHVSGKDIPLMADKNMLSLVFRNLLTNAVKFSNPGNKVWIDAEIKSDEVIFSIKDEGIGITPQKVATLFDLEENSTQRGTSGEKGTGLGLILSKEFVEMHKGKIWAESEIGKGAAFYFSVPNY, from the coding sequence ATGGGGCGTATAAAAAAGTTAATCAATTTCGGAACACTCCTTCTTTTTCTTGCCATGAGTTTTAGCGGTTACGCAGGGCAGAAACAACTCTTGTTTAATGGAATTACAACCGATGACGGCCTGGTTTCATCCAATATTCTCAGCATAACTCAAGACCAACATGGTTTTATTTGGATTGGAACGTATGATGGATTGCATCGATACGACAGCAAAGAGCTGAAAATTTACCAGAACCGAAACAATCAACCCAACAGTCTGGCCGACAACCTGATTCGCTCGCTTTACGTCGACAATAAAAACAATATGTTTGTTGGTACAAACACTGGAATAAGTCTTTATGATAAAAAAACCGATCAGTTTATCAATTTCAGTCAGGATACTTCTTCATGCCTTTACAGCCTGAATTTCCAGGCTAATAAAATAACATCCGACGACAAAGGAAATATATGGATTGCTTCGAATGTTGGACTGGTAAAGTTTAATCGTGCTGAAAATAATTGTGAATTATTTACCCATGATTCTTCCAATCAGGAAAGTATCAGCAATTCATTTTGCACAGGACTTCATATCGACAGTTTTAATCGTTTGTGGATAAGCACCCAGAAAGGAATCAATCTTTTTAATTCTGAAAACAAGTCCTTCAAATTAGTCAGCGAGGGAGTAAACGGGAACGATTATTCAGATTACGTATTCCGTGAAATGACAGAGGATCAGAATAAAAATCTTTGGATAAACAGCGAAGACGGCTTATTCAGAATAAAATTAGCGGAAAATTCAGCAGAAAAATTGCAGCATTTTGCACCCACCCCGGATGATCCGAATTCCATTTCGGAAAATATGCTTTCGGCCATTTATGTCGACCAGGAAAACAATTTATGGATTGGCGCTGAAAACAGCGGGCTCTATCTGTTTAACCGTACCAAACAGAATTTTGATGTCGTCGTTTCGAATGGCCGCAGCGTTCAAAATCTTCAGGACATTTCGGTGAATGCCATCTTCCAGGATAATGCAGGTAATTTATGGATAGGAACCTACGGGCACGGCGTGCTCACTATTACAAAAAACAGTTATGCCATTTCATTATTTCAGGATATTGTGGCTGAAAACCAAACCTACACCAGCACTTTGGTCAATGCATTTTTGGAGGACAGCCGGGCAAATATCTGGATTGGTACGGATGGAAACGGCATTTTAAAATTCAACAAATCAACACGTAAATTCAAAAACTTCAGCACCCAAAACTCCGGCCTTGGAAATGACTATATTTTATCGATGATTGAAGACGACAACCAGAACCTGTGGCTGGCATCGTGGGACGGCGGATTAATCAGGTTCAATCCTGAAAATGAAACATTCACATCTTTCACCACCGAAAACAGCGCTATTCCGGGCAATAAAATTTATACGGTTGCAAAAGGCGAAAACAACAAAATATGGCTGGGTAGCCATTACGGAGGATTAATTCTTTTCGAACCTTCCGAAAACCGCTTTACTTCCATCAATAAAATCAGCAATGATCTGGGTGAAAATACGGTGAATGTTGTCAAGCCTGACAGCAAAGGAAATCTATATGTTGGAACCACAAAAGGATTGGTTATTTATAACCCATCAGATAAAAGGGTAGAAAAAATTGAAGGAGATTCAGCCAGGCTTGATATCGGGAACCTGGAAATTAACGATGTTAATGTTGAAAACGACACCAGCATTTGGGTGGGAACACTCATGGGGATGTTTCATTTTAATCCGGAAACAAATAAAACCAGGCGGTTTACTACTGCCGACGGATTGCCGGGCGACATTATAAATGCCATTATAAATGACAATTCGGGAGTTTTATGGGTAACAACATCAAACGGAATTTGCCGGTTTAAACCGGGAAATTCATCCATCACTGTTTTTAATAAAAATGACGGAATGCAAAGCAACGAATTCCGCCCGCGCAGTGCACTTGTCGATTCGGAAGGCTACCTCTATTTTGGAGGAATCAACGGATTCAATATCATCAATCCACAAAAAATAGTTAGAAACAATCATGTACCGAAAGTACAGTTTACGGGTTTCGATATTTTTCACATGGTCGTAAAACCAGGTGATCCCAACTCGCCATTGGATAAAATCATTCCCGAAACCGACAAAATAGTACTGAATTACGACCAGTCGGTGCTGACATTCCATTTTGCTGTGCTCGATTTTACCAGCCCAAACAAAAATGAACACGCCTACATGCTTGAAAACTTCGACAGTGATTGGACCTACTCAGAAAACGAACGTCAGGCAACCTATACCAACCTCGACCCCGGGGAATACATTTTTAGGGTGAAAGGCGCCAATAACGACGGAGTTTGGAACGAAGAAGGTGCTTCGCTGATTGTTGTTGTTAAACCGCCATGGTGGCAAACCTGGTGGTTTAAAACTTTACTGGTTCTGGCAATTGGGTTTACTGTTCTTTCCATTTTTTATGTGCGGATTAAAAGCCTGGAAAGACAAAAACACATTCTTGAAAAAAGGGTGGAGGAAAGAACCCGCGAATTGGCAAAACTGAATGCCACAAAAGACAAACTGTTTTCGATTATTTCGCATGATTTGCGAAGTCCTTTCAATGTTATTCTCGGATATGCCGATGTGCTGAAAGAGCAATATAAATCGTTTGATGAAGACACAATGAACAATGTACTCAGCGATTTGAAGGAATCGGGTGAGAATGCTTTTAATTTGCTTGAAAACCTTCTCAACTGGTCGAGCGCACAAAGGGGCACTATCGATTTTTCGCCAATTAAAACCACTGCGCGGGAAATTACCGGAAGTATTATGCCCGAAGTAACATCAATTGCCAAAAAGAAAAACATTGAAATTGTCAACCATGTGAGCGGGAAAGACATTCCTTTAATGGCCGACAAAAATATGCTATCGCTGGTTTTCAGAAATCTTTTGACCAACGCGGTAAAATTCAGCAATCCGGGAAACAAAGTGTGGATTGATGCTGAAATAAAAAGCGATGAGGTTATTTTTAGCATAAAAGACGAAGGCATCGGCATTACACCACAAAAGGTAGCCACTCTATTCGATCTGGAAGAAAATTCCACGCAAAGAGGCACATCAGGCGAAAAAGGAACCGGACTGGGGCTTATTCTAAGCAAGGAATTTGTGGAAATGCACAAAGGAAAAATCTGGGCGGAAAGTGAAATTGGAAAGGGAGCTGCCTTTTATTTCTCGGTGCCAAATTATTGA